The Rhodococcus triatomae genome includes a window with the following:
- a CDS encoding GAF and ANTAR domain-containing protein: MLLGATWCGFTDPILALGVRFHYPYRPRAASPGKPLATDRREFSWRERCFATGRGRPSHPVRQNRHSPLYLLHSVETPADRQDQQVSVRLPFSKGEQKLFEPASPTGVDALARVDAVAAALESMQERLTSQVQVHAFMQELCRRVVITFAGADMAGITLLSKDGGAETSAFTDRRVVTIDGDQYTLGEGPCVEAARSQQIVRARFEEAKRRWPQLAERLGTEGVRSFLSAPLTLGSDNVGALNLYSFDDHGFNDLDAALLRVYMTSVESTVVLAREAEHAYTELAGLKKAMATRAVIEQAKGIVMALRRIPADDAFEILVTNSQRENVKLSTLAQRIVDFVAEGKDPIF, encoded by the coding sequence GTGCTGCTCGGAGCGACGTGGTGCGGTTTCACAGATCCAATCCTGGCTTTGGGTGTTCGCTTCCATTATCCATACCGGCCTCGAGCGGCCTCGCCCGGGAAACCCCTCGCGACCGATCGCAGGGAGTTCTCTTGGCGGGAAAGATGTTTCGCCACCGGCCGCGGGCGGCCGAGCCATCCGGTTCGGCAGAATCGGCATTCGCCGTTATATTTACTGCACTCGGTAGAGACACCTGCCGACCGTCAGGATCAGCAGGTGTCCGTGCGCCTGCCCTTCTCCAAGGGAGAGCAGAAATTGTTCGAGCCAGCATCGCCGACCGGGGTCGACGCGCTCGCCCGGGTAGATGCCGTTGCGGCCGCCCTGGAGAGCATGCAGGAACGGCTCACCTCCCAGGTCCAGGTGCACGCGTTCATGCAGGAGCTGTGCCGACGTGTCGTCATCACCTTTGCCGGTGCAGATATGGCGGGGATCACATTGCTGTCGAAGGACGGTGGCGCCGAGACATCGGCATTCACCGACCGCCGTGTCGTGACGATCGACGGTGACCAGTACACGCTCGGGGAGGGCCCGTGCGTCGAGGCGGCGAGGTCTCAGCAGATCGTCCGGGCGCGATTCGAGGAGGCGAAGCGGCGCTGGCCGCAGCTCGCCGAGCGGCTCGGCACGGAGGGGGTACGGAGCTTTCTCTCCGCACCGCTGACGCTGGGATCCGACAATGTCGGCGCTCTCAACCTGTACAGCTTCGACGACCACGGATTCAACGACCTGGATGCGGCCCTGCTGAGGGTGTATATGACGTCGGTGGAGAGCACCGTCGTGCTCGCGCGCGAGGCCGAGCACGCCTACACCGAACTCGCCGGCCTGAAGAAGGCCATGGCCACCCGTGCGGTGATCGAACAGGCCAAGGGCATCGTGATGGCCCTGCGCCGGATACCCGCCGACGACGCCTTCGAGATCCTCGTCACCAACTCACAGCGCGAGAACGTCAAGCTGTCCACTCTCGCCCAGCGGATCGTCGACTTCGTCGCGGAAGGAAAGGATCCCATCTTCTGA
- a CDS encoding acyltransferase family protein: protein MVDGSPGGPVRLSAALPYRYDLDGLRGIAIALVVVYHVWFGRVSGGVDIFLVLSGFFFTGMLVRRVESEAGLSGRSVLRRTGRRLLPALVVVLAATAIVTVLQRPFTQWSVIGDQLVASLFYFQNWQLAHTAADYAAADASVSPLQHLWSMSVQGQFYLVILAVIALVAWSLRRAGRVGMVRPTLILLLTVGAVASFLYAAALVQVNQPWAYYDTGARLWELLVGALLALVVHRVNLPFPVRSALAIAGFAVVLGCGFLIDGGATFPGPAALIPVGAAVALILAGTGIGRQSAVVTLLATRPFVTLGSLAYSLYLWHWPVLIFYMFWRERLSVGVLSGAGVIAVSLALAWLTQRYVEAPFTERRDVTPLLRLRVMTVLLVAAAVAIVAGAVGWNVRLAVDPEQGSRVEPLDPRTYPGAASLVPGVFAPEARMRPTLIEASADLPQPTLDGCITGLMEEDVVTCTYGDPNAVRTIAVVGSSHAEHWMPALDEIGKQRGVRIETYLKAGCPLTTDTEPMLGDVPNPGCHDWSAEILDLLRDDRPDWVFTTSTRPHPEDIGDITPPDYVDVWHRLADYGLPLMAMRDTPWLHDDGVPRSAVDCLADGGDADSCGMPRDEVLSPMNPTLDAAWDLPLVFPLDMTDAVCDVDVCRAIQGNILVYHDSHHLSGTYVRSAVPELDRQMGLATGWW, encoded by the coding sequence CTGGTCGACGGCTCTCCGGGTGGCCCGGTGCGGCTCTCCGCCGCACTGCCCTATCGCTACGATCTGGACGGATTGCGCGGAATCGCGATCGCACTGGTCGTCGTCTACCACGTCTGGTTCGGCCGAGTGTCCGGCGGCGTCGACATCTTCCTGGTGCTCTCCGGGTTCTTCTTCACCGGAATGCTGGTGCGCCGGGTGGAGAGCGAAGCGGGCCTGTCGGGGCGGTCGGTGCTGCGACGCACCGGTAGAAGGCTGCTCCCAGCGCTGGTCGTCGTCCTGGCGGCCACCGCGATCGTCACGGTGCTCCAACGCCCGTTCACCCAGTGGTCGGTGATCGGCGACCAACTGGTGGCCTCGCTGTTCTATTTCCAGAACTGGCAGCTGGCGCACACGGCCGCGGACTACGCGGCGGCCGATGCCTCCGTGAGCCCGCTCCAGCATCTCTGGTCGATGTCGGTGCAGGGCCAGTTCTACCTCGTCATCCTCGCGGTCATCGCACTGGTCGCGTGGTCCCTGCGTCGCGCCGGGCGGGTCGGTATGGTCCGGCCGACGCTGATACTGCTGCTCACGGTGGGTGCGGTCGCGTCGTTCCTGTACGCCGCGGCTCTCGTCCAGGTGAACCAGCCGTGGGCGTACTACGACACCGGCGCGCGGCTGTGGGAGCTGCTGGTCGGTGCGCTCCTCGCGCTCGTCGTCCATCGGGTGAATCTGCCGTTCCCGGTCCGCAGCGCCCTCGCGATCGCGGGATTCGCGGTGGTACTCGGATGCGGCTTCCTCATCGACGGCGGGGCGACGTTCCCCGGCCCGGCAGCGCTGATCCCGGTCGGGGCCGCGGTGGCGCTGATTCTCGCCGGCACCGGGATCGGCCGCCAGTCGGCGGTGGTGACCCTGTTGGCGACGCGCCCGTTCGTGACCCTGGGCTCGCTCGCCTACTCCCTCTACCTGTGGCACTGGCCGGTGCTGATCTTCTACATGTTCTGGCGCGAGCGCCTGAGCGTGGGGGTGCTGTCCGGTGCGGGGGTCATCGCGGTGTCGCTGGCCCTCGCCTGGCTGACCCAGCGCTACGTGGAGGCGCCGTTCACCGAACGCCGCGATGTGACGCCCCTGCTGCGGCTGCGGGTGATGACCGTGTTGCTCGTCGCGGCGGCCGTCGCCATCGTCGCCGGTGCCGTCGGGTGGAACGTCCGCCTCGCCGTGGACCCGGAGCAGGGTTCGCGAGTGGAGCCGCTGGACCCGCGGACGTATCCCGGCGCCGCGTCGCTGGTGCCGGGAGTGTTCGCGCCGGAGGCGCGGATGAGGCCCACTCTGATCGAGGCCTCGGCCGACCTCCCCCAACCCACCCTCGACGGCTGCATCACCGGTCTCATGGAGGAGGACGTCGTCACCTGTACGTACGGCGATCCGAACGCGGTGCGCACGATTGCCGTGGTCGGTAGTTCGCACGCCGAACACTGGATGCCGGCCCTCGACGAGATCGGCAAGCAACGTGGGGTCCGGATCGAGACGTACCTGAAGGCAGGGTGCCCGCTGACCACCGACACGGAGCCGATGCTCGGTGACGTGCCCAATCCCGGCTGCCACGACTGGTCCGCCGAGATCCTCGACCTGTTGCGCGACGATCGCCCGGACTGGGTGTTCACGACGTCGACCCGGCCCCATCCGGAGGACATCGGCGACATCACCCCACCCGACTACGTGGACGTATGGCATCGGCTGGCCGACTACGGGTTGCCACTGATGGCGATGCGGGACACACCCTGGCTGCACGACGACGGAGTTCCGCGGTCGGCGGTCGACTGCCTCGCCGACGGCGGCGACGCCGACAGCTGCGGCATGCCCCGGGACGAGGTGCTGTCGCCGATGAACCCGACCCTCGACGCGGCCTGGGACCTGCCACTGGTGTTTCCCCTGGACATGACCGATGCGGTGTGCGACGTCGACGTCTGCCGGGCGATCCAGGGAAACATTCTCGTCTACCACGACTCCCACCACCTGTCGGGAACCTATGTGCGCAGCGCCGTTCCCGAACTGGACCGGCAGATGGGGCTGGCCACCGGCTGGTGGTGA
- a CDS encoding PucR family transcriptional regulator, which yields MSILSSASVVVRDLLVPDALPLLRVVGGDEGLDSAVTSTYATELPRPGGYVPRGALVFTTGLVLTDDAAVRRFTRDCIDAGASAIGFGTEIAWPHVPEGLRVDAGSAGIVVLEIPPTLAFARIDDYFDGLRITRQLVAERRLAVGRLLDAVRKGWANTSVLAPELHRVIRPGQDVLVVCLDADARPEVVLGGDYPVGLLDGVLTAIVPNPPGGEIRRALPDPHGVGGPVPIGYVASAMDEALAAFRLSERRGLPSSGRDTATLAALIGRLRADQSAPFHHHVYLPLARHDHRHGTFLVATLRAFHAADGSLGLAAEALHVHPNTVRNRLEKAESITGRSLRDVAGRAALAIALSTADGTT from the coding sequence GTGTCCATCCTGTCCTCGGCCTCCGTCGTCGTGCGGGATCTCCTCGTCCCCGACGCACTGCCCCTCCTACGCGTGGTCGGTGGCGACGAGGGCCTCGACTCGGCGGTGACCTCGACCTACGCCACCGAACTCCCGCGCCCCGGCGGATACGTGCCGCGCGGTGCGCTCGTGTTCACCACCGGGCTCGTCCTCACCGACGACGCCGCGGTCCGCCGCTTCACCCGGGACTGCATCGACGCCGGGGCGTCCGCCATCGGGTTCGGCACCGAGATCGCCTGGCCGCACGTTCCCGAAGGCCTGCGTGTGGACGCCGGGTCGGCGGGCATCGTGGTACTCGAGATCCCCCCGACGCTCGCCTTCGCGCGGATCGACGACTACTTCGACGGCCTGCGCATCACCCGCCAGCTCGTCGCGGAGCGCCGGCTTGCGGTCGGGCGTCTACTGGATGCGGTACGGAAGGGCTGGGCGAACACGTCGGTCCTCGCTCCCGAACTGCACCGGGTGATCCGGCCCGGCCAGGACGTTCTCGTCGTCTGCCTGGACGCCGACGCGCGTCCGGAGGTCGTGCTCGGTGGCGACTACCCGGTGGGACTCCTCGACGGGGTCCTGACGGCCATCGTGCCGAATCCACCGGGCGGCGAGATCCGGCGCGCACTCCCGGATCCACACGGCGTGGGCGGTCCGGTCCCGATCGGCTACGTGGCGAGTGCGATGGACGAGGCGCTCGCCGCGTTCCGGCTCTCCGAGCGGCGCGGGCTGCCCTCCTCCGGGCGCGACACGGCCACCCTGGCGGCGCTGATCGGACGGCTGCGCGCCGACCAGTCGGCGCCGTTCCACCACCACGTCTACCTCCCCCTCGCGCGGCACGACCACAGGCACGGGACCTTCCTGGTGGCAACGCTCCGCGCCTTCCACGCGGCGGACGGCTCGTTGGGGCTCGCGGCCGAGGCCCTGCACGTGCACCCCAACACCGTCCGCAACCGGCTGGAGAAGGCGGAGTCGATCACCGGCCGGTCACTGCGCGACGTGGCAGGTCGGGCGGCGCTCGCCATCGCGCTGTCGACGGCGGACGGCACCACCTGA